The following are encoded together in the Oceanobacillus zhaokaii genome:
- the spoVID gene encoding stage VI sporulation protein D, translating to MTTDSSVFTFELNESLFFEKGQEVAELRGIALDPEISIQAYSEYISIKGVIELRGEYIKVVSGDEEQVDSLLNFDDLHVKRYIEKVINVDDDIAEFTHRFPIEISVPTYRVADLNDVTVSIEAFDYEIPEESQLKLYSTIAIHGINREADHPQLIEEEVESEEADTEQSERDTEETFQFEIKEKQELETIEEEVEPGEVDAAQLEREPEDIFEFEIKEKQELETIEEEVKPEEVDAAQLEREPEDIFEFEIKEKQELETLGDDSSQEQSPILTDSQDTEEDEAGRVKTKSQSFADFFGKKDKVQEEIAEEIDDDIDDDVDDDDWYEDEVVEVKDEDREVEDVSYLSDVFRNSEEDKFIKMRLCIVQKEDTIDTIAERFHVSAIQLIKQNQLDDDFDVSEGQLLYIPAEKK from the coding sequence TTGACTACCGATTCATCAGTCTTTACTTTTGAATTAAATGAGTCCTTGTTTTTTGAAAAAGGGCAGGAAGTTGCAGAGCTTAGAGGAATTGCATTAGATCCTGAAATCTCGATTCAAGCCTATAGTGAATATATTTCGATAAAAGGGGTAATTGAGCTCCGCGGGGAATATATTAAAGTGGTTTCAGGAGATGAAGAGCAAGTGGATTCATTACTTAACTTTGATGATTTGCATGTGAAGCGTTATATTGAAAAAGTGATAAATGTTGATGACGATATAGCTGAATTTACGCATCGTTTCCCAATTGAGATATCTGTACCAACGTATCGTGTTGCAGATTTGAATGATGTGACAGTTAGTATCGAAGCGTTTGATTATGAAATACCAGAGGAAAGTCAGTTAAAGCTTTATTCAACGATTGCAATCCATGGTATCAATCGTGAGGCCGACCATCCTCAGTTAATAGAAGAAGAGGTGGAGTCAGAGGAAGCTGATACGGAACAATCAGAGAGGGATACCGAAGAAACGTTCCAATTTGAAATAAAGGAAAAACAAGAATTAGAGACAATAGAAGAAGAGGTGGAGCCAGGGGAAGTTGATGCTGCACAATTAGAGAGAGAGCCGGAAGATATTTTCGAATTTGAAATAAAGGAAAAACAAGAATTAGAGACAATAGAAGAAGAGGTGAAGCCGGAGGAAGTTGATGCTGCACAATTAGAGAGAGAGCCGGAAGATATTTTCGAATTTGAAATAAAGGAAAAACAAGAACTAGAAACATTAGGAGATGATTCCAGTCAGGAACAGTCCCCAATCTTAACTGATTCACAAGATACAGAAGAGGACGAGGCAGGGAGAGTGAAAACGAAGTCACAATCCTTCGCTGACTTCTTCGGTAAGAAGGATAAAGTACAGGAAGAAATCGCGGAAGAAATAGATGATGATATTGATGATGATGTTGATGATGATGATTGGTATGAAGATGAAGTAGTTGAAGTAAAGGATGAAGATAGGGAAGTAGAGGATGTTAGTTATTTATCGGATGTTTTTCGCAATTCCGAGGAGGATAAATTTATTAAAATGCGACTTTGTATCGTGCAAAAAGAAGATACTATTGATACGATTGCGGAACGCTTTCATGTTAGTGCAATCCAGCTAATTAAGCAAAATCAATTAGACGATGATTTTGATGTGTCAGAAGGTCAATTATTATATATCCCAGCAGAGAAGAAATAA
- the hemL gene encoding glutamate-1-semialdehyde 2,1-aminomutase, whose translation MKQFNHSVDAYKEAVDLMPGGVNSPVRAFKSVGMSPIFMESGKGSKIKDIDGNEYIDYVLSWGPLILGHADDRVVTKLKETVEKGTSFGAGTLQENKLAKLVIDRVPSIEMVRMVNSGTEATMSAIRLARGYTGRDIILKFEGSYHGHGDSLLIKAGSGVATLGLPDSPGVPKAIAQNTITVPYNDPESLRVAFEKYGKEIAAVIAEPVCGNMGVIPPQDNFLQEVREITEEYGTLLIFDEVMTGFRVGFYSAQGYYGVTPDLTCLGKVIGGGLPVGAFGGKREIMENIAPAGTTYQAGTLSGNPLAMTAGYETLSALDEESYGVINQKVDKLVDGYKQAAADYDIPLHVNRAGSMVGVFFTDEEVINFETAKSANLDYFSQYYRAMIEEGIFLPPSQFEGLFLSTAHTDEDIDRTIEAVRTAFSKIKK comes from the coding sequence ATGAAACAATTTAATCATTCAGTAGATGCTTATAAAGAAGCGGTTGATCTGATGCCTGGCGGGGTTAACTCACCAGTTCGGGCATTTAAATCAGTCGGTATGTCGCCGATTTTCATGGAATCTGGAAAGGGTTCAAAAATTAAAGATATTGATGGCAATGAATATATTGATTATGTGCTTAGCTGGGGACCACTTATTTTAGGTCATGCAGATGATCGTGTCGTTACGAAATTGAAAGAAACTGTTGAAAAAGGGACAAGCTTTGGTGCAGGAACGTTACAGGAAAATAAACTTGCGAAATTAGTAATTGATCGTGTCCCATCAATTGAAATGGTAAGAATGGTGAACTCAGGAACGGAAGCGACAATGAGTGCAATTCGCTTAGCAAGAGGATATACGGGAAGAGATATTATTCTAAAATTCGAAGGAAGCTATCATGGTCATGGTGACTCCTTATTAATTAAAGCGGGTTCTGGAGTTGCTACGCTTGGTTTACCGGACAGCCCAGGTGTTCCTAAAGCAATAGCACAAAACACTATTACAGTCCCATATAATGATCCGGAAAGTCTTCGGGTGGCATTTGAAAAATATGGCAAGGAGATTGCTGCCGTTATTGCTGAACCTGTTTGTGGAAATATGGGTGTCATTCCCCCGCAAGATAACTTTTTACAGGAAGTAAGGGAAATAACAGAAGAATATGGTACATTGCTTATCTTTGACGAAGTGATGACAGGCTTCCGAGTTGGTTTTTATTCTGCGCAAGGTTACTATGGTGTCACACCAGATTTAACTTGTCTAGGAAAAGTAATTGGTGGAGGTCTTCCAGTAGGCGCATTCGGTGGAAAACGTGAAATTATGGAAAACATTGCACCAGCAGGAACAACATATCAGGCGGGAACATTATCTGGAAATCCTTTAGCAATGACTGCTGGATATGAAACATTATCAGCCCTTGATGAAGAGTCCTATGGTGTGATTAATCAAAAAGTAGATAAATTAGTTGACGGTTATAAACAGGCAGCAGCAGATTATGATATCCCCTTGCATGTAAATCGTGCAGGCTCAATGGTTGGTGTATTCTTTACAGATGAAGAAGTCATTAATTTTGAAACAGCAAAATCTGCAAACCTTGACTATTTCTCACAATATTATCGTGCAATGATTGAAGAAGGAATATTCTTACCACCTTCACAGTTTGAAGGGCTATTCCTATCGACTGCACATACTGATGAAGATATCGACAGAACAATCGAAGCAGTACGAACTGCATTTAGCAAAATTAAAAAGTGA
- the hemB gene encoding porphobilinogen synthase — protein MANEITFKRHRRLRSSSAMRSLVRENHLRIDDFIYPMFVIEGENIKNEIPSMPGVFQLSLDLLLDEVREAYDLGIKAIMFFGVITAKDEIGTGAFIDDGIIQSATRLVKEAFPDMLIVADTCLCEYTSHGHCGVIHDHDVANDESLELLAKTAVSQVKAGADIIAPSNMMDGFVAYIRAALDEAGFTNIPIMSYAVKYSSAFYGPFRDAADSAPQFGDRKTYQMDPANRLEALREAESDIEEGADFIMVKPALSYLDIVRDVRNNCNVPVVAYNVSGEYSMVKAAAQNGWIDEQSIVMEMLTSMKRAGADIILTYFAKDVAKWLKEEQ, from the coding sequence ATGGCAAATGAAATAACATTTAAACGACATAGACGATTAAGATCCTCCAGTGCAATGCGATCCTTAGTACGAGAAAACCATCTGCGAATTGATGACTTTATTTATCCAATGTTTGTAATAGAAGGGGAAAATATAAAAAATGAAATCCCATCTATGCCTGGAGTTTTTCAATTATCACTAGATCTATTGCTTGATGAGGTGCGAGAGGCATATGATCTTGGTATTAAAGCAATTATGTTCTTCGGTGTTATTACAGCTAAGGATGAAATCGGCACTGGTGCATTTATTGATGATGGAATTATCCAATCGGCAACTAGATTAGTGAAGGAAGCATTCCCTGATATGTTAATTGTCGCTGATACTTGTCTTTGTGAATACACATCACATGGTCATTGTGGTGTGATTCATGATCATGATGTCGCGAATGATGAATCATTAGAGTTATTAGCAAAAACAGCTGTTTCTCAAGTAAAAGCCGGTGCAGATATTATTGCACCATCCAATATGATGGATGGATTTGTTGCATATATTCGCGCGGCCCTTGATGAAGCAGGATTTACCAACATTCCAATCATGTCTTATGCGGTAAAATATTCTTCTGCATTTTATGGTCCATTCCGTGATGCAGCAGATAGTGCACCCCAATTTGGTGATCGCAAAACGTATCAAATGGATCCTGCCAATCGGTTAGAAGCACTTCGAGAAGCTGAATCTGATATAGAAGAGGGTGCAGATTTTATCATGGTTAAACCTGCTCTATCTTATCTTGATATTGTTCGCGATGTACGAAATAATTGTAATGTTCCTGTTGTTGCTTATAATGTAAGTGGAGAATATTCCATGGTAAAAGCTGCAGCACAAAATGGCTGGATTGATGAACAATCAATTGTAATGGAAATGCTGACATCTATGAAGCGTGCAGGTGCAGACATTATTTTGACGTATTTTGCGAAAGATGTTGCAAAATGGCTGAAGGAAGAACAATAG
- a CDS encoding uroporphyrinogen-III synthase: protein MTVSLQNKKIVITREAGQAKLFTEKILQHGGVPIEMPLLKISVKDHPENEEILRNLADIEWIFFTSANGVAAFFTLAARHDVNLEDFHSKKFAVVGHKTEDVLKTYGFTADFIPTVYNAKTMATEFLAAVGAIHSILLVRGNRSLAILPTEFSDHGVIFAAMEVYETVFYAENKEALNQLLLKNDYDFLTFTSPSCVEAFYEMATEKMNQKCVCIGTTTERSAIELGFTDILTAEEFTIDGMIAAMSDYLARNEKEK, encoded by the coding sequence ATGACAGTTTCTCTTCAGAATAAGAAAATCGTTATTACTAGAGAAGCAGGACAAGCAAAATTATTTACTGAAAAGATTCTCCAACATGGTGGAGTTCCAATCGAAATGCCACTCTTGAAGATTTCTGTTAAGGATCACCCAGAAAACGAAGAAATCCTGCGTAATCTAGCAGATATTGAATGGATTTTCTTTACGAGTGCCAATGGTGTGGCAGCATTCTTTACATTAGCAGCACGCCATGATGTTAATTTAGAGGACTTTCATTCGAAAAAATTTGCGGTTGTTGGTCACAAAACGGAAGATGTGTTAAAAACATACGGTTTTACCGCTGATTTTATTCCAACCGTCTATAATGCAAAGACGATGGCAACTGAGTTTCTGGCAGCTGTCGGGGCGATTCATTCTATTCTTTTAGTTCGTGGGAATCGCTCGCTGGCTATTTTGCCAACGGAGTTTTCTGATCATGGGGTAATATTTGCAGCGATGGAAGTATATGAAACTGTGTTTTACGCAGAAAATAAAGAAGCATTAAATCAACTTTTATTAAAAAATGATTATGATTTTCTAACGTTCACCAGTCCATCATGTGTCGAAGCATTTTATGAGATGGCAACGGAAAAAATGAATCAAAAATGTGTCTGTATTGGTACGACAACAGAAAGAAGCGCAATTGAACTTGGATTTACCGATATTTTGACAGCTGAAGAATTTACAATTGATGGCATGATAGCAGCAATGAGTGATTATCTTGCCAGAAATGAAAAGGAGAAATAA
- the hemC gene encoding hydroxymethylbilane synthase, which yields MRKIIVGSRQSNLALTQTNWVIDQLKQAGVENEFEVKKIVTKGDRILDVTLSKVGGKGLFVKEIEQAMYDKTIDFAVHSMKDMPSELPEGLVISSIPVREDHRDAYIAKDNRLFKDLPAGAIIGTSSLRRAAQLLAERPDINIKWIRGNIETRIRKLNEEDYDAIILAVSGLKRVGLSEELITEYLDPVLVVPAVGQGALAIECREDDTEMRSILAKINDDWTTKTVTAERTFLRLLEGGCQVPIGGYAYLEEDEIVLTALVGTPDGKKILKEVVRGTDAETIGKEAATKLIDQGAKQIVEEVKAELDQ from the coding sequence ATGCGAAAAATAATCGTCGGTTCTAGACAAAGTAATTTAGCTTTAACACAAACCAATTGGGTAATCGACCAATTGAAGCAAGCAGGCGTGGAAAATGAATTTGAAGTGAAAAAAATTGTAACAAAAGGGGATCGGATTTTAGATGTCACCCTATCTAAAGTTGGTGGAAAAGGCTTGTTTGTTAAGGAAATAGAACAAGCAATGTACGATAAAACCATCGATTTCGCAGTACATAGCATGAAGGATATGCCGTCTGAGCTTCCAGAAGGCTTGGTAATTAGCTCCATCCCAGTTCGGGAAGATCACCGGGATGCTTATATCGCTAAAGATAATCGATTATTTAAGGACCTCCCAGCAGGTGCAATAATCGGAACAAGTAGTTTAAGACGTGCGGCACAATTACTTGCAGAACGTCCGGATATAAATATTAAATGGATCCGCGGTAATATCGAGACAAGAATTCGCAAGCTGAACGAAGAAGACTATGATGCAATTATTCTTGCAGTATCAGGACTAAAACGAGTAGGTTTAAGTGAAGAACTAATTACCGAATACTTAGATCCAGTATTAGTTGTACCAGCGGTTGGACAAGGTGCATTGGCAATCGAATGTCGAGAAGATGACACAGAAATGCGGAGTATTTTGGCGAAAATAAATGATGATTGGACTACGAAGACCGTTACAGCTGAAAGAACTTTCCTTCGATTACTTGAAGGCGGCTGTCAAGTGCCGATTGGTGGCTATGCGTATCTGGAAGAAGATGAAATAGTCCTAACAGCATTAGTTGGTACACCAGATGGAAAGAAGATTCTGAAGGAAGTTGTTCGAGGAACTGATGCAGAAACAATTGGAAAAGAAGCTGCAACGAAATTAATTGACCAGGGTGCAAAACAGATTGTTGAAGAAGTGAAAGCTGAGCTTGATCAGTAA
- a CDS encoding cytochrome C assembly family protein, with the protein MVDTREFYEIILIIYALSVIGYFIDFIHDNQRANKLAFWLIGIVWAIQSLFLIFELFIAHSFPVTTFFDSLFFYSWVLITFSLIINRLFPVNFIVFFIHVFSFSILLLSFSANGPVNSAFTERPFADELLAAHITLAIISYGFFTIGFLFSLMYLIQYRFLKAKKGLKWMWRFGDLHQLDKYAFITVTIGVPLLLLAIILGIVWAYISGSAFYWIDMKTIGSILVLVVYIFYLILRLVKGYQGKFLSLYNTSAFFVLIINFFLFSTLSNFHF; encoded by the coding sequence ATGGTGGACACTAGAGAGTTTTATGAAATTATTCTTATTATCTATGCATTAAGTGTCATTGGTTATTTTATAGATTTTATTCATGACAACCAGAGAGCAAATAAACTTGCTTTCTGGTTGATTGGTATCGTTTGGGCTATACAAAGCCTTTTTTTAATTTTTGAATTGTTCATTGCCCATAGCTTTCCAGTCACAACTTTTTTTGATAGCTTGTTCTTCTACTCATGGGTACTAATTACGTTCTCATTAATTATTAATCGATTATTTCCGGTAAATTTTATTGTGTTTTTTATTCATGTTTTTAGCTTTTCTATTTTACTGCTTAGTTTTTCAGCGAATGGACCTGTCAATTCTGCCTTTACTGAAAGACCATTTGCAGATGAGCTACTAGCGGCACATATTACATTAGCAATCATTTCGTATGGCTTTTTTACGATAGGTTTTTTATTTTCTTTAATGTATTTAATTCAATATCGTTTCTTAAAAGCGAAGAAGGGTTTAAAATGGATGTGGCGCTTTGGTGATTTACATCAATTGGATAAATATGCCTTTATTACCGTAACAATAGGTGTACCATTATTGCTGCTTGCAATAATTTTAGGAATTGTATGGGCCTATATATCAGGGTCAGCCTTTTACTGGATTGACATGAAGACAATCGGATCTATACTAGTATTAGTTGTTTATATTTTTTACCTTATATTACGGTTAGTGAAGGGTTATCAAGGTAAATTTCTATCCCTTTATAATACATCTGCTTTCTTCGTGTTAATAATTAACTTCTTTTTATTTAGCACATTATCTAATTTTCATTTCTAG
- the hemA gene encoding glutamyl-tRNA reductase, translating to MHILKVGFNYKTAPVEIREKLTFQESSLSDAMIELKNQKSILENVIVSTCNRTEVYAVVDQLHTGRYYIKNFLAEWFNLDKEEFSAYLRITEDDGAMEHLFRVSTGLDSMVLGETQILGQVRQAFLTSQQAKTTGTVFNELFKQAITFGKRAHNETAIGEHAVSISYAAVELAKKIFGDLKNKQVAILGAGKMGELSAKNLQGSGATNITVVNRTLQNAEELAEKFNASAASFEQLLDVLVDADILISSTGSDSLVLKKEMLQAIQKERKGRPLFLVDIAVPRDIDPAISEMDDVFLYDIDDLQHIVDSNLEARKTAATQIELMVEEEILTFKEWLKTLGVVPVIAALREKAQSIQEETMLSIERKMPDLTAREKKVLNKHTKSIINQLLKEPITQAKELAGKENAEASLQLFVNIFGIEEEVKSNFEKQTNNNRSLLSLNTEKKIAIPQVENIQTT from the coding sequence TTGCATATTCTTAAAGTTGGATTTAACTACAAAACAGCTCCTGTAGAAATTAGGGAGAAGCTTACTTTTCAAGAATCTTCTCTTTCGGATGCAATGATTGAATTAAAAAACCAAAAAAGTATTTTGGAGAACGTTATCGTATCTACCTGTAATCGTACGGAAGTCTATGCGGTCGTAGATCAACTTCATACCGGAAGATATTATATTAAAAACTTTTTAGCAGAATGGTTTAATCTTGATAAAGAGGAGTTTTCTGCTTATTTGCGGATTACCGAGGATGATGGTGCAATGGAGCATCTTTTCCGCGTCTCAACAGGACTTGATTCAATGGTTTTAGGAGAAACGCAAATTCTTGGACAAGTAAGACAAGCATTCTTAACATCCCAACAGGCGAAAACTACTGGCACCGTTTTCAATGAACTCTTTAAACAGGCAATTACATTTGGCAAGCGTGCCCATAATGAAACAGCAATTGGCGAGCATGCGGTTTCAATTAGCTATGCAGCGGTTGAATTAGCAAAGAAAATCTTCGGAGACCTAAAGAATAAACAGGTTGCCATTCTTGGTGCAGGGAAAATGGGTGAGCTATCTGCGAAGAATCTGCAAGGGTCTGGTGCAACGAACATAACCGTCGTTAATCGAACATTACAAAATGCTGAAGAGCTGGCAGAGAAATTCAATGCAAGTGCAGCCTCCTTTGAACAACTGCTTGACGTATTAGTTGATGCAGATATATTGATCAGTTCAACAGGGTCTGATTCACTCGTTCTGAAAAAAGAAATGCTTCAAGCGATACAGAAGGAAAGAAAAGGAAGACCACTATTTCTCGTAGATATAGCCGTTCCAAGAGATATCGATCCCGCAATCAGCGAAATGGATGATGTGTTCTTATACGATATTGATGACCTGCAGCATATTGTTGACAGTAATTTGGAAGCGAGAAAGACTGCTGCGACACAAATTGAACTAATGGTTGAAGAGGAAATCCTCACATTTAAAGAATGGTTAAAAACATTAGGAGTTGTTCCTGTGATTGCTGCACTACGCGAGAAAGCACAATCTATTCAGGAAGAAACGATGCTGAGTATTGAACGGAAAATGCCTGATCTCACTGCAAGAGAGAAAAAAGTTCTTAACAAACATACGAAAAGTATCATCAATCAACTGCTAAAAGAACCAATTACCCAAGCAAAGGAATTAGCAGGAAAAGAGAATGCAGAAGCATCCTTACAATTGTTTGTTAATATATTTGGGATTGAAGAGGAAGTAAAATCAAATTTTGAAAAACAAACGAATAATAACCGATCTCTATTATCTTTAAATACAGAAAAAAAGATTGCCATTCCCCAAGTTGAAAATATCCAAACCACTTAA
- a CDS encoding LiaI-LiaF-like domain-containing protein, protein MKKQNALLAYILIGVGLFFLLKQLKIPVLTDFYSWQTLLIVVGLALLIHGYSAKHYQNLFSGTVVLGIGIHLHGLAHYSFWIDHWAVYILIVGIAFIIQYTKSKKGLFPGLLLILLSVLLIFSNQLSIQFKWLYDIIHIIERFWPIILIVIGFYLLKKKK, encoded by the coding sequence TTGAAAAAACAAAACGCATTACTCGCATACATTCTAATTGGGGTTGGGTTATTTTTCCTTCTTAAGCAATTAAAAATACCTGTATTGACAGACTTTTATTCATGGCAAACGCTTTTAATTGTCGTCGGGCTTGCACTACTTATCCACGGGTACTCAGCTAAACATTACCAAAATCTTTTCAGTGGCACTGTTGTTCTCGGGATTGGAATTCATCTCCATGGGTTGGCACATTATTCTTTTTGGATCGACCATTGGGCTGTTTATATTCTTATCGTTGGTATCGCATTTATCATTCAATACACAAAATCAAAGAAAGGATTATTTCCTGGATTGCTGTTAATTTTGCTTAGTGTGCTGCTGATTTTCTCGAACCAGCTATCTATACAGTTTAAATGGCTTTACGATATCATTCATATTATTGAACGATTTTGGCCTATTATCCTAATTGTTATTGGGTTCTATTTATTGAAAAAGAAAAAATAA
- the yihA gene encoding ribosome biogenesis GTP-binding protein YihA/YsxC: MKVTQAEIVISAVSKKQYPGDGLPEIALAGRSNVGKSSFINKLINRKALARTSSKPGKTQTLNFYKINERFYFVDVPGYGYAKVSKSEREKWGGMMEEYFGTRETLQVVLLITDIRHEPTKDDIQMYEFLKYHELPVVVVATKLDKIPKSKRASFIKRTKQTLNVEADDIVLPFSSETGEGKDEAWGILSKYL, encoded by the coding sequence ATGAAAGTAACACAAGCAGAAATTGTCATTAGTGCAGTAAGCAAAAAACAATATCCAGGTGACGGGCTGCCAGAAATAGCCTTAGCTGGACGTTCAAATGTCGGCAAGTCTTCGTTTATTAATAAATTAATTAATCGAAAGGCATTAGCTAGAACTTCCTCAAAGCCTGGGAAAACACAAACACTTAATTTTTATAAAATCAATGAACGGTTTTATTTTGTCGACGTTCCTGGGTACGGCTATGCAAAGGTTTCGAAGTCCGAACGTGAAAAATGGGGCGGTATGATGGAAGAGTATTTCGGGACGAGAGAAACACTCCAAGTTGTACTATTAATTACCGACATCAGACATGAACCAACGAAGGATGATATTCAGATGTACGAATTTCTGAAGTATCATGAACTTCCGGTTGTGGTAGTAGCTACGAAACTCGATAAAATACCAAAGAGCAAACGAGCGAGCTTTATTAAACGTACAAAGCAAACATTAAACGTCGAAGCAGATGATATCGTTTTACCATTCTCATCAGAAACTGGAGAAGGAAAAGATGAAGCATGGGGAATATTGAGTAAGTATCTATAA